A single genomic interval of Homo sapiens chromosome 15, GRCh38.p14 Primary Assembly harbors:
- the COMMD4 gene encoding COMM domain-containing protein 4 isoform 2 (isoform 2 is encoded by transcript variant 2) produces MRFRFCGDLDCPDWVLAEISTLAKMSSVKLRLLCSQVLKELLGQGIDYEKILKLTADAKFESGDVKATVAVLSFILSSAAKHSVDGESLSSELQQLGLPKEHAASLCRCYEEKQSPLQKHLRVCSLRKLKQAQTLMSSLG; encoded by the exons AGGTTCCGGTTCTGTGGTGATCTGGACTGTCCCGACTGGGTCCTGGCAGAAATCAGCACGCTGGCCAAGATG TCCTCTGTGAAGTTGCGGCTGCTCTGCAGCCAGGTACTAAAGGAGCTGCTGGGACAGGGGATTGAT TATGAGAAGATCCTGAAGCTCACGGCTGACGCCAAGTTTG AGTCAGGCGATGTGAAGGCCACAGTGGCAGTGCTGAGTTTCATCCTCTCCAGTGCGGCCAAGCACAGTGTCGATGGCGAATCCTTGTCCAGTGAACTGCAGCAGCTGGGGCTGCCCAAAG AGCACGCGGCCAGCCTGTGCCGCTGTTATGAGGAGAAGCAAAGCCCCTTGCAGAAGCACTTGCGGGTCTGCAGCCTACGCA AACTGAAGCAGGCCCAGACCCTGATGAGCTCCCTGGGCTGA
- the COMMD4 gene encoding COMM domain-containing protein 4 isoform 3 (isoform 3 is encoded by transcript variant 3): MRFRFCGDLDCPDWVLAEISTLAKMSSVKLRLLCSQVLKELLGQGIDYEKILKLTADAKFESGDVKATVAVLSFILSSAAKHSVDGESLSSELQQLGLPKELKQAQTLMSSLG; this comes from the exons AGGTTCCGGTTCTGTGGTGATCTGGACTGTCCCGACTGGGTCCTGGCAGAAATCAGCACGCTGGCCAAGATG TCCTCTGTGAAGTTGCGGCTGCTCTGCAGCCAGGTACTAAAGGAGCTGCTGGGACAGGGGATTGAT TATGAGAAGATCCTGAAGCTCACGGCTGACGCCAAGTTTG AGTCAGGCGATGTGAAGGCCACAGTGGCAGTGCTGAGTTTCATCCTCTCCAGTGCGGCCAAGCACAGTGTCGATGGCGAATCCTTGTCCAGTGAACTGCAGCAGCTGGGGCTGCCCAAAG AACTGAAGCAGGCCCAGACCCTGATGAGCTCCCTGGGCTGA
- the COMMD4 gene encoding COMM domain-containing protein 4 isoform 8 (isoform 8 is encoded by transcript variant 10) produces MRFRFCGDLDCPDWVLAEISTLAKMYEKILKLTADAKFESGDVKATVAVLSFILSSAAKHSVDGESLSSELQQLGLPKEHAASLCRCYEEKQSPLQKHLRVCSLRMNRLAGVGWRVDYTLSSSLLQSVEEPMVHLRLEVAAAPGTPAQPVAMSLSADKFQVLLAELKQAQTLMSSLG; encoded by the exons AGGTTCCGGTTCTGTGGTGATCTGGACTGTCCCGACTGGGTCCTGGCAGAAATCAGCACGCTGGCCAAGATG TATGAGAAGATCCTGAAGCTCACGGCTGACGCCAAGTTTG AGTCAGGCGATGTGAAGGCCACAGTGGCAGTGCTGAGTTTCATCCTCTCCAGTGCGGCCAAGCACAGTGTCGATGGCGAATCCTTGTCCAGTGAACTGCAGCAGCTGGGGCTGCCCAAAG AGCACGCGGCCAGCCTGTGCCGCTGTTATGAGGAGAAGCAAAGCCCCTTGCAGAAGCACTTGCGGGTCTGCAGCCTACGCA TGAATAGGTTGGCAGGTGTGGGCTGGCGGGTGGACTACACCCTGAGCTCCAGCCTGCTGCAATCCGTGGAAGAGCCCATGGTGCACCTGCGGCTGGAGGTGGCAGCTGCCCCAGGGACCCCAGCCCAGCCTGTTGCCATGTCCCTCTCAGCAGACAAGTTCCAGGTCCTCCTGGCAG AACTGAAGCAGGCCCAGACCCTGATGAGCTCCCTGGGCTGA
- the COMMD4 gene encoding COMM domain-containing protein 4 isoform 1 (isoform 1 is encoded by transcript variant 1) — translation MRFRFCGDLDCPDWVLAEISTLAKMSSVKLRLLCSQVLKELLGQGIDYEKILKLTADAKFESGDVKATVAVLSFILSSAAKHSVDGESLSSELQQLGLPKEHAASLCRCYEEKQSPLQKHLRVCSLRMNRLAGVGWRVDYTLSSSLLQSVEEPMVHLRLEVAAAPGTPAQPVAMSLSADKFQVLLAELKQAQTLMSSLG, via the exons AGGTTCCGGTTCTGTGGTGATCTGGACTGTCCCGACTGGGTCCTGGCAGAAATCAGCACGCTGGCCAAGATG TCCTCTGTGAAGTTGCGGCTGCTCTGCAGCCAGGTACTAAAGGAGCTGCTGGGACAGGGGATTGAT TATGAGAAGATCCTGAAGCTCACGGCTGACGCCAAGTTTG AGTCAGGCGATGTGAAGGCCACAGTGGCAGTGCTGAGTTTCATCCTCTCCAGTGCGGCCAAGCACAGTGTCGATGGCGAATCCTTGTCCAGTGAACTGCAGCAGCTGGGGCTGCCCAAAG AGCACGCGGCCAGCCTGTGCCGCTGTTATGAGGAGAAGCAAAGCCCCTTGCAGAAGCACTTGCGGGTCTGCAGCCTACGCA TGAATAGGTTGGCAGGTGTGGGCTGGCGGGTGGACTACACCCTGAGCTCCAGCCTGCTGCAATCCGTGGAAGAGCCCATGGTGCACCTGCGGCTGGAGGTGGCAGCTGCCCCAGGGACCCCAGCCCAGCCTGTTGCCATGTCCCTCTCAGCAGACAAGTTCCAGGTCCTCCTGGCAG AACTGAAGCAGGCCCAGACCCTGATGAGCTCCCTGGGCTGA
- the COMMD4 gene encoding COMM domain-containing protein 4 isoform 7 (isoform 7 is encoded by transcript variant 9) yields MRFRFCGDLDCPDWVLAEISTLAKMYEKILKLTADAKFESGDVKATVAVLSFILSSAAKHSVDGESLSSELQQLGLPKEHAASLCRCYEEKQSPLQKHLRVCSLRKLKQAQTLMSSLG; encoded by the exons AGGTTCCGGTTCTGTGGTGATCTGGACTGTCCCGACTGGGTCCTGGCAGAAATCAGCACGCTGGCCAAGATG TATGAGAAGATCCTGAAGCTCACGGCTGACGCCAAGTTTG AGTCAGGCGATGTGAAGGCCACAGTGGCAGTGCTGAGTTTCATCCTCTCCAGTGCGGCCAAGCACAGTGTCGATGGCGAATCCTTGTCCAGTGAACTGCAGCAGCTGGGGCTGCCCAAAG AGCACGCGGCCAGCCTGTGCCGCTGTTATGAGGAGAAGCAAAGCCCCTTGCAGAAGCACTTGCGGGTCTGCAGCCTACGCA AACTGAAGCAGGCCCAGACCCTGATGAGCTCCCTGGGCTGA
- the COMMD4 gene encoding COMM domain-containing protein 4 isoform 5 (isoform 5 is encoded by transcript variant 7) translates to MSSVKLRLLCSQVLKELLGQGIDYEKILKLTADAKFESGDVKATVAVLSFILSSAAKHSVDGESLSSELQQLGLPKEHAASLCRCYEEKQSPLQKHLRVCSLRMNRLAGVGWRVDYTLSSSLLQSVEEPMVHLRLEVAAAPGTPAQPVAMSLSADKFQVLLAELKQAQTLMSSLG, encoded by the exons ATG TCCTCTGTGAAGTTGCGGCTGCTCTGCAGCCAGGTACTAAAGGAGCTGCTGGGACAGGGGATTGAT TATGAGAAGATCCTGAAGCTCACGGCTGACGCCAAGTTTG AGTCAGGCGATGTGAAGGCCACAGTGGCAGTGCTGAGTTTCATCCTCTCCAGTGCGGCCAAGCACAGTGTCGATGGCGAATCCTTGTCCAGTGAACTGCAGCAGCTGGGGCTGCCCAAAG AGCACGCGGCCAGCCTGTGCCGCTGTTATGAGGAGAAGCAAAGCCCCTTGCAGAAGCACTTGCGGGTCTGCAGCCTACGCA TGAATAGGTTGGCAGGTGTGGGCTGGCGGGTGGACTACACCCTGAGCTCCAGCCTGCTGCAATCCGTGGAAGAGCCCATGGTGCACCTGCGGCTGGAGGTGGCAGCTGCCCCAGGGACCCCAGCCCAGCCTGTTGCCATGTCCCTCTCAGCAGACAAGTTCCAGGTCCTCCTGGCAG AACTGAAGCAGGCCCAGACCCTGATGAGCTCCCTGGGCTGA
- the COMMD4 gene encoding COMM domain-containing protein 4 isoform 6 (isoform 6 is encoded by transcript variant 8) — MYEKILKLTADAKFESGDVKATVAVLSFILSSAAKHSVDGESLSSELQQLGLPKEHAASLCRCYEEKQSPLQKHLRVCSLRMNRLAGVGWRVDYTLSSSLLQSVEEPMVHLRLEVAAAPGTPAQPVAMSLSADKFQVLLAELKQAQTLMSSLG, encoded by the exons TATGAGAAGATCCTGAAGCTCACGGCTGACGCCAAGTTTG AGTCAGGCGATGTGAAGGCCACAGTGGCAGTGCTGAGTTTCATCCTCTCCAGTGCGGCCAAGCACAGTGTCGATGGCGAATCCTTGTCCAGTGAACTGCAGCAGCTGGGGCTGCCCAAAG AGCACGCGGCCAGCCTGTGCCGCTGTTATGAGGAGAAGCAAAGCCCCTTGCAGAAGCACTTGCGGGTCTGCAGCCTACGCA TGAATAGGTTGGCAGGTGTGGGCTGGCGGGTGGACTACACCCTGAGCTCCAGCCTGCTGCAATCCGTGGAAGAGCCCATGGTGCACCTGCGGCTGGAGGTGGCAGCTGCCCCAGGGACCCCAGCCCAGCCTGTTGCCATGTCCCTCTCAGCAGACAAGTTCCAGGTCCTCCTGGCAG AACTGAAGCAGGCCCAGACCCTGATGAGCTCCCTGGGCTGA